The Mycobacteriales bacterium genome segment CGCGGTCACGCTCGTCGACGACGGGATCCGCACCACCTACCGGGTGCACGCGATCGGCGATGTGTCCTATGTGGACGGTCCTGGCTGGTCGGTGACACTGTCCGAAGTGGACCCGCTGCCGGAGCCGGTCTCAGCGCTGCCGGCCGGGTCACTGACCGCGCCGATGCCGGGCCAGGTCGTCGCCGTCCGGGTGGCCAAGGGCGACCGGGTCACCGCCGGGCAGCCACTGCTTGCGCTGGAGGCGATGAAGATGGAGCACGCCGTGCTCGCCCCCACCGACGGCGTGGTGGCCGAGCTGCGGGTGGCGGCCGGGTCGCAGGTGGACGCCGGTGAGGTCGTGGCCGTGATCGAACCCGAGGAGAGCTGATGGACTTCGCCGAGACCGCCGAGCAGCGGCTGCTGCGCTCGTCCGTCGCCGAGGTGGCCGCCCGCTACGGCCACTCGTACTGGCTGGACAAGGCCCGGACGGGCCGGAAGACGGACGAGCTCTGGGCCGAGGTCGGCCGGCTCGGCTACCTCGGCGTCAATGTCCCGGAGGAGTACGGCGGTGGTGGTCGCGGCATCGTCGAGCTGGCGATCGTGGCCGAGGAGCTGTCCACGGCCGGCTGCCCGCTGCTGCTCATCGTCGTCTCCCCCGCCATCTGCGCGACGATCATCGCCAAGTCCGGCACGACCGAGCAGAAGGAACGCTGGCTGCCCGGCCTGGCCAGCGGCGAGCTGAAGATGGCGTTCGCCATCACCGAGCCGGACGCCGGCTCCAACTCCCACAAACTGTCCACAGTGGCCACTCGCGACGGCGACGACTGGCTGATCAGCGGGCGCAAGACGTACATCTCCGGGGTGGACGAGGCCGACGCGGTGCTGGTCGTCGGGCGGGCGCAGGACGCCCGGACCGGCACGCTGCGCCCGGCCCTGGCGGTGGTGCCGACCGACGCACCCGGCTTCGAGAAGGCGCCGATCCCGGTGGAGATCACCGGTCCGGAGAAGCAGTTCACGCTGTTCCTGGACGACGTCCGGCTGCCGGCCGACGCGATGGTCGGCGAGAGCGCGGACGCCGCGCTGGCGGCCCTGTTCGCGGGCCTCAACCCGGAGCGGATCACCGGGGCAGCGTTGGCCAACGGCATCGGGCGGTACGCGCTGGGCAAGGCCTCGGCGTACGCGAACAGCCGGCAGGTCTGGGGCGTCCCGATCGGCAGCCACCAGGGTCTGGCCCACCCGCTCGCGCACGCGGCGATCCAGCTCGAGCTGGCCCGGCTGATGACGACGAAGGCGGCCTGGCTCTACGACACCGGCGACGACACCGCGGCCGGTGAGGCCGCCAACATGGCCAAGTACGCGGCCGCGGACGCCTCGATGCTCGCCCTGGACCAGGCGATCCAGACCCACGGCGGCAACGGCATGGCCACCGAGTACGGCCTGGCGACACTCTGGGGGGCGACCCGGCTGATCAAGACCGCCCCGGTGAGCCGAGAGATGATCCTGAACTTCGTCGCCGGCCACACCCTCGGGCTGCCGCGCTCCTACTGAACCGCCGCCAGCGCCAGCTGGTAGGCCGCCGGGAACGGGTCGCCGGTCTCCACGTCCGGAGTGATGCCGACGCCCTCCCAGTTGGCGCCGGTGGTGGCGCCGAGCGCGCGGGCGGTGGGCACCGTCAGCTCCAGGTGCGGGTGCAGCCGGTAGC includes the following:
- a CDS encoding acyl-CoA dehydrogenase family protein; this encodes MDFAETAEQRLLRSSVAEVAARYGHSYWLDKARTGRKTDELWAEVGRLGYLGVNVPEEYGGGGRGIVELAIVAEELSTAGCPLLLIVVSPAICATIIAKSGTTEQKERWLPGLASGELKMAFAITEPDAGSNSHKLSTVATRDGDDWLISGRKTYISGVDEADAVLVVGRAQDARTGTLRPALAVVPTDAPGFEKAPIPVEITGPEKQFTLFLDDVRLPADAMVGESADAALAALFAGLNPERITGAALANGIGRYALGKASAYANSRQVWGVPIGSHQGLAHPLAHAAIQLELARLMTTKAAWLYDTGDDTAAGEAANMAKYAAADASMLALDQAIQTHGGNGMATEYGLATLWGATRLIKTAPVSREMILNFVAGHTLGLPRSY